A part of Melittangium boletus DSM 14713 genomic DNA contains:
- a CDS encoding NAD(P)H-hydrate dehydratase codes for MRRVLTADRMRAAERSAESHHGMPSSLLMENAGRELAEVAHALGGPEARFVVVCGPGNNGGDGLVAARFLLARGRRVTLVLVGPSEKRTSGFQRNLLALGPSGLEPQALGALEAPRPGDVVVDALFGTGLTRAPTGEFAEAIQHLRRWREAGAKVVAADLPSGLHTDSAEPFEPCVEADITVSFGFLKPGQVLEPGASLCGDVRCVDIGLPAQAVEEREGQELLFVEEADARGAIAPRRSDTHKGTYGHVLVVAGSPGKSGAAALSALGALRGGAGLVTVATRAAVVESVLGHAPEVMGWPLESPGPLGLADLEPLLAAAEGKDVLVVGPGIPRGEETATLLGELLSRIEAPAVLDADALNAVSTDLSILRRAKGPLVLTPHPGEMSRLAGVSTKALQKERVKVARDFARTHGVTLVLKGARTLIAHAEGTVYVNPTGNPGMSTGGTGDVLSGVVGALLAQGLKLPEAAWTAVFAHGLSGDLMVARRGMMGLIATDVAKGLCQVWTRWDR; via the coding sequence ATGCGCCGTGTTCTCACCGCGGACCGGATGCGCGCGGCCGAGCGGTCCGCCGAGTCCCACCACGGTATGCCGTCCTCCCTGTTGATGGAGAACGCGGGCCGGGAGCTGGCGGAGGTGGCGCACGCCCTGGGCGGGCCGGAGGCGCGCTTCGTCGTCGTCTGCGGGCCGGGCAACAACGGGGGCGACGGGTTGGTGGCGGCGCGCTTCCTCCTCGCTCGGGGCCGGCGCGTGACGCTCGTGCTCGTGGGCCCCTCGGAGAAGCGGACTTCCGGTTTCCAGCGCAACCTGCTCGCCCTGGGCCCCTCGGGCCTCGAGCCCCAGGCGCTCGGCGCGCTGGAGGCGCCGCGGCCCGGGGACGTGGTGGTGGACGCGCTCTTCGGCACGGGGCTCACCCGGGCTCCCACGGGGGAGTTCGCCGAGGCGATCCAGCACCTGCGGCGCTGGCGGGAAGCGGGCGCGAAGGTGGTGGCGGCGGATCTGCCCTCGGGGTTGCACACGGACTCGGCCGAGCCCTTCGAGCCATGCGTGGAGGCGGACATCACCGTGAGCTTCGGCTTCCTCAAGCCGGGGCAGGTGCTGGAGCCCGGGGCCTCCCTGTGTGGCGACGTGCGGTGCGTGGACATCGGGCTGCCCGCCCAGGCCGTGGAGGAGCGGGAGGGCCAGGAGTTGCTGTTCGTCGAGGAGGCGGACGCGCGGGGAGCCATCGCGCCCCGGCGCTCGGACACGCACAAGGGCACCTACGGACACGTGCTGGTGGTGGCGGGCAGCCCGGGCAAGTCCGGAGCGGCGGCCCTGTCCGCCCTGGGGGCGCTGCGGGGTGGGGCGGGGCTCGTCACGGTGGCCACGCGCGCGGCGGTGGTGGAGTCGGTGCTCGGCCACGCTCCCGAGGTGATGGGCTGGCCGCTGGAGTCTCCGGGGCCGCTGGGGCTCGCGGACCTGGAGCCCCTGCTGGCGGCGGCCGAGGGTAAGGACGTGCTCGTCGTGGGCCCGGGCATTCCCCGGGGCGAGGAGACGGCGACCTTGCTGGGCGAGCTGCTCTCGCGCATCGAGGCGCCCGCGGTGCTCGACGCGGACGCGCTCAACGCCGTGTCCACGGACCTGTCCATCCTGCGCCGGGCGAAGGGCCCGCTGGTGCTCACGCCCCACCCGGGGGAAATGTCGCGGTTGGCGGGCGTGTCCACGAAGGCGCTGCAGAAGGAGCGGGTGAAGGTGGCGCGGGACTTCGCGCGGACGCATGGCGTGACGCTCGTGCTCAAGGGGGCTCGTACGCTCATCGCGCACGCCGAGGGCACGGTGTACGTGAACCCCACGGGCAACCCGGGCATGTCCACCGGGGGGACCGGTGACGTGTTGAGCGGCGTCGTGGGTGCGCTGTTGGCGCAAGGCCTGAAGCTTCCCGAGGCCGCGTGGACGGCCGTGTTCGCCCATGGGTTGTCGGGAGATCTGATGGTGGCCCGGCGCGGGATGATGGGGCTCATCGCCACGGACGTGGCGAAGGGGTTGTGCCAGGTGTGGACGCGGTGGGACCGATGA
- the acpS gene encoding holo-ACP synthase: protein MAIIGLGLDICSVARIQRILDGPRAERFLARVYTPAEREYCAARSDAANAYAARFAAKEALVKALGAPPGLSWHDMEVVREGGPPRFRFSGVALVEMEKRRAEAFLALTHDAGVAAATVVLQERS, encoded by the coding sequence ATGGCGATCATCGGCCTGGGGTTGGACATCTGCTCGGTGGCGCGCATCCAGCGCATCCTGGACGGGCCCCGCGCCGAGCGTTTCCTCGCGCGGGTGTACACGCCCGCCGAGCGGGAGTACTGCGCGGCCCGCTCGGACGCGGCCAATGCCTACGCCGCGCGCTTCGCCGCCAAGGAAGCCCTGGTCAAGGCGCTGGGCGCGCCGCCGGGCCTCTCCTGGCATGACATGGAAGTGGTGCGCGAGGGCGGCCCCCCGCGCTTCCGCTTCTCGGGCGTGGCGCTCGTGGAGATGGAGAAGCGGCGCGCGGAGGCCTTCCTCGCGCTCACCCATGACGCGGGCGTCGCCGCCGCGACGGTCGTCCTACAGGAGAGGAGCTGA
- a CDS encoding pyridoxine 5'-phosphate synthase → MGQRLGVNVDHVATLRQARRTAYPDPVTAAAFAELAGAGQITIHLREDRRHIQERDLRILRQTVQTLLNLEMAATQDMVKIAYEHKPDVVTLVPERREELTTEGGLDVNGQRDGLAKIIKNLKDGEITVSLFIDPDLDQVRASHKVNADRLELHTGRYCEARNDRERERELSRILDAAKAGARLGMGVAAGHGLNYDNVQAIARIQEIDELNIGHAIVGRAVLVGFERAVREMLELMRNPG, encoded by the coding sequence ATGGGACAGCGATTGGGTGTGAACGTGGATCACGTGGCGACGCTGCGGCAGGCGCGGCGGACCGCGTATCCGGATCCGGTGACGGCCGCCGCCTTCGCGGAGCTGGCGGGCGCCGGGCAGATCACCATCCACTTGAGGGAGGACCGGCGGCACATCCAGGAGCGCGATCTGCGCATCCTGCGCCAGACGGTCCAGACGCTGCTCAACCTGGAGATGGCGGCCACCCAGGACATGGTGAAGATCGCCTACGAGCACAAGCCGGATGTGGTGACGCTGGTGCCCGAGCGGCGCGAGGAGCTCACCACCGAGGGCGGGCTGGACGTGAATGGCCAGCGTGACGGGCTCGCGAAGATCATCAAGAACCTCAAGGACGGGGAGATCACTGTCTCGCTGTTCATCGATCCGGACCTGGATCAGGTGCGCGCGTCGCACAAGGTGAACGCGGACCGGCTCGAGCTGCACACCGGGCGCTACTGCGAGGCGCGCAACGACCGGGAGCGCGAGCGCGAGCTGAGCCGCATCCTCGACGCGGCGAAGGCGGGCGCCCGGCTGGGCATGGGCGTGGCCGCGGGCCACGGACTCAACTACGACAACGTGCAGGCCATCGCGCGCATCCAGGAGATCGACGAGCTGAACATCGGCCACGCCATCGTCGGGCGGGCGGTGTTGGTGGGTTTCGAGCGGGCGGTGCGAGAGATGCTGGAGTTGATGCGCAACCCGGGCTAA
- the glmM gene encoding phosphoglucosamine mutase → MAYRMNMPPKEERASQRLFGTDGVRGVANVYPMTAEVAMQLGRALAHLIRNGPHRHRVIIGKDTRLSGYMLEQALAAGLISMGVDVDLVGPLPTPGIANLTTSMRADAGAVISASHNPYQDNGIKFFWRDGFKLPDETEAKIEELVASGAIDSIRPTATKIGRAFRLEDARGRYIVFLKTTFPRELTLEGLTVVVDCANGAAYKTAPAVLEELGAKVITLGVQPDGKNINHKCGALHPENLSKCVLKNGANLGIALDGDADRLIVVDEKGKVVDGDAIMAICTGELVTRKELKKKTLVSTVMSNIGLERAVANYGVKVVRTKVGDRYVVEEMRKNGYNLGGEQSGHLIFSDHTTTGDGTLAALQLLAVMCRQQKPVSELASIFQPVPQTLLNVVIKQKRELGELPTVMRAIQDVEKKLGKEGRVLVRFSGTEPKARVLIEGTDAARNEQYARQIADALTQALNG, encoded by the coding sequence ATGGCGTACAGGATGAACATGCCCCCCAAGGAAGAGCGGGCGTCGCAGCGGCTTTTCGGCACGGACGGAGTCCGGGGTGTTGCCAACGTCTATCCGATGACGGCGGAAGTCGCGATGCAGTTGGGACGTGCGCTCGCGCATCTCATCCGCAACGGACCGCACCGGCACCGGGTCATCATCGGCAAGGACACGCGGCTGTCCGGCTACATGCTCGAGCAGGCGCTCGCCGCGGGCCTCATCTCCATGGGGGTGGATGTGGACCTGGTGGGGCCGCTGCCCACGCCGGGCATCGCCAATCTCACCACCTCCATGCGCGCGGACGCGGGCGCGGTCATCTCCGCCTCGCACAACCCCTACCAGGACAACGGCATCAAGTTCTTCTGGCGCGACGGCTTCAAGCTGCCGGATGAGACGGAGGCGAAGATCGAGGAGCTGGTGGCCAGCGGCGCCATCGACTCCATCCGCCCCACGGCCACGAAGATTGGCCGGGCCTTCCGCCTGGAGGACGCGCGCGGCCGCTACATCGTCTTCCTCAAGACGACCTTCCCGCGGGAGCTGACGCTCGAGGGGCTCACGGTGGTCGTCGATTGCGCCAACGGCGCGGCCTACAAGACGGCCCCCGCGGTGCTCGAGGAGCTGGGCGCCAAGGTCATCACCCTGGGCGTGCAGCCGGACGGCAAGAACATCAATCACAAGTGCGGCGCGCTGCACCCGGAGAACCTCTCCAAGTGCGTGCTCAAGAACGGGGCGAACCTGGGCATCGCGCTGGACGGCGACGCGGACCGCCTCATCGTCGTGGACGAGAAGGGCAAGGTCGTGGATGGCGACGCCATCATGGCCATCTGCACCGGGGAGCTCGTCACCCGCAAGGAGCTCAAGAAGAAGACGCTCGTGTCCACGGTGATGAGCAACATCGGCCTGGAGCGCGCGGTGGCCAACTACGGCGTCAAGGTGGTGCGCACCAAGGTGGGTGATCGCTACGTCGTCGAGGAGATGCGCAAGAACGGCTACAACCTGGGCGGCGAGCAGAGCGGCCACCTCATCTTCTCCGATCACACCACCACGGGCGATGGCACCCTGGCGGCGCTCCAGCTCCTCGCGGTCATGTGCCGCCAGCAGAAGCCGGTGAGCGAGCTGGCCTCCATCTTCCAGCCGGTGCCCCAGACGCTGCTCAACGTGGTCATCAAGCAGAAGCGCGAGCTGGGCGAGCTGCCCACGGTGATGCGCGCCATCCAGGACGTGGAGAAGAAGCTGGGCAAGGAGGGCCGGGTGCTCGTGCGCTTCTCCGGCACCGAGCCCAAGGCCCGCGTCCTCATCGAGGGCACCGACGCCGCGCGCAACGAGCAGTACGCCCGGCAGATCGCCGACGCGCTCACCCAAGCGCTCAACGGTTGA
- the folP gene encoding dihydropteroate synthase has translation MIRARPVRLDRSADLAPAFLRLGLPTPAREYLLEKMPLLHVLLTGLAREQGRFLADLFANCADPGREEYPAWVAGDQRSRPGTGLLSGRKEQFERVVARARELPEQAGLAEALARVWEASRAPAPLALGGRTLTFGARTHVMGVVNVTPDSFSDGGRYLGTEAAVAHGLRLAEAGADLLDLGAESTRPGALPVPAEMQLARLLPVIAGLRARTDVPLSVDTTLAAVARETLAAGAVLINDISGGLFDPALLSVVAEAGAACCLMHIQGTPETMQREPHYEDVVDEVLAFLEERVARALAAGVAHERLLVDPGIGFGKTLGHNLFLLRRLGELRVLGLPVLVGTSRKGFLGKLTGGRPVEERLAASLGSVAALAATGAADIIRVHDVAETRDALAVADALRDALEGGTLYGRQGGT, from the coding sequence ATGATCCGCGCCCGACCCGTTCGCCTCGACCGCTCCGCCGACCTCGCCCCGGCCTTCCTCCGGCTGGGCCTGCCCACGCCCGCGCGCGAGTACCTGCTGGAGAAGATGCCCTTGCTGCACGTGCTGCTCACGGGGCTGGCGCGCGAGCAGGGCCGCTTCCTCGCCGACCTTTTCGCGAACTGCGCGGACCCCGGGCGCGAGGAGTACCCCGCGTGGGTGGCGGGAGATCAGCGCTCGCGTCCCGGTACCGGGCTGCTCTCCGGGCGCAAGGAGCAATTCGAGCGGGTGGTGGCGCGCGCGCGGGAGTTGCCGGAGCAGGCCGGGCTGGCCGAGGCGCTCGCACGGGTGTGGGAGGCCTCGCGTGCTCCGGCTCCCCTGGCCCTGGGCGGACGCACCCTGACCTTCGGGGCGCGCACCCACGTCATGGGCGTGGTGAACGTGACTCCGGACAGCTTCTCGGATGGAGGGCGCTATCTCGGCACCGAGGCCGCCGTGGCTCACGGACTGCGGCTCGCCGAGGCGGGAGCGGACCTGTTGGACCTGGGCGCCGAGTCCACCCGGCCGGGGGCGCTTCCCGTTCCCGCCGAGATGCAACTGGCCCGTCTGCTCCCCGTCATCGCGGGCCTGCGGGCGCGCACCGACGTGCCCCTGTCCGTGGACACCACCCTGGCGGCGGTGGCGCGCGAGACGCTCGCGGCGGGGGCGGTGCTCATCAACGACATCAGCGGTGGGCTCTTCGATCCGGCGTTGCTCTCCGTGGTCGCCGAGGCGGGCGCGGCGTGCTGTCTGATGCACATCCAGGGCACTCCCGAGACGATGCAGCGCGAGCCCCACTACGAGGACGTGGTGGACGAGGTGCTGGCCTTCCTGGAGGAGCGCGTGGCGCGCGCGCTGGCCGCGGGCGTGGCACACGAACGGCTCCTGGTGGACCCGGGCATCGGCTTTGGCAAGACGCTCGGGCACAACCTCTTCCTCTTGCGGCGCCTGGGTGAGTTGCGCGTCCTGGGACTGCCCGTGCTGGTGGGCACCAGCCGCAAGGGCTTCCTCGGCAAGCTCACGGGCGGGCGGCCCGTCGAGGAACGGTTGGCGGCCTCGCTGGGTTCGGTCGCCGCCCTGGCGGCCACGGGAGCCGCCGACATCATCCGTGTCCACGACGTGGCCGAGACGCGGGATGCCCTCGCCGTGGCCGATGCCCTGCGAGACGCGCTGGAGGGCGGTACCCTCTATGGGCGACAAGGTGGGACGTGA
- the ftsH gene encoding ATP-dependent zinc metalloprotease FtsH, translating to MRSTYKTIGLWVLLIVLFVAFYNFFSQGGDQPQEPTFTQFLAKVEDKKIRDVSVKGNTYTGVYSDTQEKFRTTGPAPDAAILEQLRKNNVDVKYEREEQNSLWLTILGQWMPVVFLFLFFIFFMRQLQGGSGKAMTFGKSKARLLNESHNKITFADVAGADECKEELEEIVAFLKDPKKFTKLGGRIPKGVLMMGPPGTGKTLLARAVAGEAGVPFFSISGSDFVEMFVGVGASRVRDLFEQGKKNAPCIIFIDEIDAVGRHRGAGLGGGHDEREQTLNQLLVEMDGFESNEGVILIAATNRPDVLDPALQRPGRFDRRIVVPRPDLKGRLGVLKVHTRRVPLAPEVDLEVIARGTPGMTGADLENLVNESALMAARQNKERVDLSDFEAAKDKVFMGPERKSMIMTEKEKRNTAVHEAGHAIIAKLLPGCDPLHKVTIIPRGQALGLTWSLPTEDKVNGYKKQILDQIAMAMGGRIAEELMFNEMSSGASNDIERATETARAMVCRWGMSEKMGPLAFGKSDGEVFLGRDINSSKDYSEDTARQIDAEVRDIVMSCYAKGKAVLTENLEGLKRVTDALVEYETLDAEDVNILLQGGQLTRERPPPRVVAPPSKSTEKKDKRKILDALEGIPNMEPNKA from the coding sequence GTGCGTTCGACTTACAAGACCATCGGCCTCTGGGTCCTCCTGATCGTCCTCTTCGTCGCCTTCTACAACTTCTTCTCTCAAGGTGGCGATCAGCCGCAGGAACCGACCTTCACCCAATTCCTGGCCAAGGTGGAGGACAAGAAGATCCGCGACGTGTCGGTCAAGGGCAACACGTACACCGGCGTGTACTCCGACACCCAGGAGAAGTTCCGCACCACCGGACCGGCGCCGGACGCCGCCATCCTCGAGCAGTTGCGCAAGAACAACGTGGACGTGAAGTACGAGCGCGAGGAGCAGAACAGCCTCTGGCTCACCATCCTCGGGCAGTGGATGCCCGTCGTCTTCCTGTTCCTCTTCTTCATCTTCTTCATGCGCCAGCTGCAGGGCGGTAGCGGCAAGGCCATGACGTTCGGCAAGTCCAAGGCGCGGCTGCTCAACGAGAGCCACAACAAGATCACCTTCGCCGACGTGGCCGGCGCGGACGAGTGCAAGGAGGAGCTCGAGGAGATCGTCGCGTTCCTCAAGGATCCCAAGAAGTTCACCAAGCTCGGTGGCCGCATCCCCAAGGGCGTGCTGATGATGGGCCCTCCGGGCACGGGCAAGACGCTGCTCGCGCGCGCCGTGGCCGGTGAGGCGGGGGTTCCCTTCTTCTCCATCTCCGGCTCGGACTTCGTGGAGATGTTCGTGGGCGTGGGCGCCAGCCGCGTGCGCGACCTGTTCGAGCAGGGCAAGAAGAACGCCCCCTGCATCATCTTCATCGACGAGATCGACGCCGTGGGCCGTCACCGTGGCGCGGGCCTCGGCGGTGGGCACGACGAGCGCGAGCAGACGCTCAACCAGCTGCTGGTGGAGATGGACGGCTTCGAGTCCAACGAGGGCGTCATCCTCATCGCCGCCACCAACCGCCCGGACGTGCTGGATCCCGCGCTGCAGCGCCCCGGCCGCTTCGACCGGCGCATCGTGGTGCCGCGTCCCGACCTCAAGGGCCGCCTGGGCGTGCTCAAGGTGCACACCCGCCGCGTGCCGCTCGCTCCCGAGGTGGACCTGGAGGTCATCGCCCGAGGCACGCCCGGCATGACCGGCGCGGACCTGGAGAACCTGGTCAACGAGTCGGCGCTCATGGCCGCCCGTCAGAACAAGGAGCGCGTGGACCTCAGTGACTTCGAGGCCGCCAAGGACAAGGTCTTCATGGGCCCCGAGCGCAAGTCCATGATCATGACCGAGAAGGAGAAGCGGAACACGGCCGTGCACGAGGCCGGTCACGCCATCATCGCCAAGCTGCTGCCCGGCTGCGACCCGCTCCACAAGGTCACCATCATCCCGCGCGGCCAGGCCCTGGGTCTCACCTGGAGCCTGCCCACCGAGGACAAGGTCAACGGCTACAAGAAGCAGATCCTCGATCAGATCGCCATGGCCATGGGCGGCCGTATCGCCGAGGAGCTCATGTTCAACGAGATGAGCTCGGGCGCTTCCAACGACATCGAGCGCGCCACGGAGACGGCGCGCGCCATGGTGTGCCGCTGGGGCATGAGCGAGAAGATGGGCCCCCTGGCCTTCGGCAAGAGCGATGGCGAGGTGTTCCTCGGCCGCGACATCAACTCGTCCAAGGATTACTCCGAGGACACGGCGCGGCAGATCGACGCCGAGGTGCGCGACATCGTCATGAGCTGCTACGCCAAGGGCAAGGCGGTGCTCACCGAGAACCTCGAGGGTCTCAAGCGCGTGACGGACGCCCTGGTGGAGTACGAGACGCTCGACGCCGAGGACGTGAACATCCTCCTGCAGGGTGGACAGCTCACCCGCGAGCGGCCGCCTCCTCGCGTCGTGGCCCCTCCTTCCAAGTCCACCGAGAAGAAGGACAAGCGGAAGATCCTCGATGCGCTCGAGGGCATCCCCAACATGGAGCCGAACAAGGCCTAG
- the tilS gene encoding tRNA lysidine(34) synthetase TilS, which translates to MGDASHLFSNTLQGAYQQLGRRGGSVLLAVSGGADSSALLVGTARVRQALRLRVEVATLDHGLRPEARREVEAVARLSAQWGLPCHVRALGLMPGAGMEARAREARYTALEALRRELGLDVVATAHTASDQAETLLMRLLRGASLRGAVGIHRARPFLIRPLIERTREEVEAFLAEQDTPFVTDPMNGDPSFLRTRLRAQLLPALSAAVGFPVTPHLAAFTRVAAEDEALLSKLADGAWSRLVLADGSLDAVGVRALERPLRRRVLARLLSEADAEVDGPSLARVMDAVDSGGTVTLRGGGGVRGSLQLRAMGGRVRCVRRGERAPEATPPVWLREEEGHVLQEGTGWTFGVRRAAPPVGVLGMPVPRQARWPLLVRTRREGDRVRGPAGSRKLQDVLVDSRVPSERRDALPVVTDADGTLLWVPGIWNSTVPSEVRLFLWAIPPGASMPGVLPL; encoded by the coding sequence ATGGGCGACGCGAGCCACTTGTTTTCGAACACCCTTCAAGGGGCGTATCAGCAGCTTGGACGGCGAGGGGGCTCGGTGCTGCTGGCGGTGTCGGGGGGGGCGGACTCGTCCGCGCTGCTCGTGGGCACCGCGCGCGTGCGCCAGGCCCTGCGATTGCGCGTGGAGGTGGCCACGCTCGATCATGGCCTGCGCCCCGAGGCCAGACGGGAAGTCGAGGCGGTCGCTCGGTTGTCCGCCCAGTGGGGGCTACCGTGTCATGTCCGCGCCCTGGGCCTGATGCCCGGAGCGGGCATGGAGGCGAGGGCCCGCGAGGCGCGGTACACGGCCCTGGAGGCCTTGCGGCGCGAGCTCGGCCTGGACGTGGTGGCCACGGCGCATACGGCGTCGGATCAGGCGGAGACGTTGCTGATGCGCCTGCTCCGGGGCGCTTCGTTGAGGGGAGCCGTTGGCATCCACCGCGCCCGTCCCTTCCTCATCCGTCCCCTCATCGAGCGCACGCGCGAGGAGGTGGAGGCCTTTCTCGCCGAGCAGGACACCCCCTTCGTGACGGATCCGATGAATGGGGACCCGTCCTTCCTCCGGACGCGGCTGCGCGCGCAGCTCCTGCCGGCCCTCTCCGCCGCCGTGGGTTTTCCCGTCACCCCCCACCTGGCCGCCTTCACGCGGGTGGCCGCCGAGGACGAGGCGCTGCTCTCGAAGCTGGCGGATGGTGCCTGGAGCCGGCTCGTCCTCGCGGACGGGAGCCTGGACGCGGTGGGCGTGCGTGCCCTGGAGCGGCCGCTGCGCCGCCGGGTACTGGCCCGCCTGCTGTCCGAGGCGGACGCGGAAGTGGATGGGCCCTCGCTCGCCCGGGTGATGGACGCGGTGGACTCGGGTGGGACGGTGACCCTGCGGGGGGGCGGTGGGGTCCGGGGAAGCCTCCAGCTTCGCGCCATGGGTGGACGGGTGCGGTGTGTGCGCCGGGGCGAGCGGGCGCCCGAGGCGACGCCTCCCGTGTGGCTGCGGGAAGAGGAGGGTCACGTGCTCCAGGAAGGCACGGGTTGGACCTTCGGCGTGAGGCGGGCCGCACCACCCGTGGGGGTGTTGGGGATGCCGGTCCCGCGGCAGGCACGCTGGCCGCTCCTGGTGCGAACACGCCGGGAGGGGGACCGGGTCAGGGGACCCGCGGGCTCGCGCAAGTTGCAGGATGTGCTGGTGGATAGCCGCGTCCCCAGTGAGCGCCGGGACGCGCTTCCGGTGGTGACCGACGCCGACGGAACCCTGCTGTGGGTGCCAGGAATCTGGAATTCGACGGTCCCGAGTGAGGTAAGACTCTTTCTGTGGGCCATCCCACCGGGCGCGAGCATGCCCGGTGTCCTGCCGTTATAG
- a CDS encoding TIGR04563 family protein has translation MAGTDKRKQSLYFPEEMLKEIQEEANRQDRSLSWVVQQAWKIARDRIKSFPAVNDVTGDERQDPREEGRS, from the coding sequence ATGGCAGGCACCGACAAGCGCAAGCAGTCCCTCTACTTCCCCGAGGAGATGCTCAAGGAGATCCAGGAGGAAGCCAACCGCCAGGACCGTTCGCTCTCGTGGGTCGTCCAGCAGGCCTGGAAGATCGCTCGTGATCGCATCAAGTCTTTTCCCGCCGTCAATGACGTCACGGGAGACGAGCGGCAGGACCCGCGTGAGGAAGGAAGGTCCTAA
- a CDS encoding TIGR04563 family protein, producing MAATDHRKQSLYFPEDMLDEIQREATRQDRSLSWIVQQAWKVARGDLRKMPSPNDVFGATPPPRTDSPDGV from the coding sequence ATGGCCGCAACCGATCATCGAAAACAAAGTCTCTACTTCCCCGAAGACATGTTGGACGAAATCCAGCGCGAGGCGACGCGGCAGGATCGCTCGCTCTCGTGGATCGTCCAGCAAGCGTGGAAGGTGGCCCGAGGGGATCTGCGTAAGATGCCCTCGCCCAATGACGTCTTCGGCGCCACACCTCCTCCACGCACCGACAGCCCGGACGGCGTTTAA
- a CDS encoding 5'-nucleotidase C-terminal domain-containing protein — MSRLLRTTMLALALAPGVGCLQYNDQCQPLIADPESIVGHLGNDVYLERIYTRHDNHSLGQLSADALLHAEDNSSAPAELAVVNGGALRSEGLCVTRVSIPKGPLKNGLLHEVMLFENSVVTVDLTEKQLVDMFEHSVEALFPVGQSIISPPGTFLQVSEGVSLRLDCSRPPGQRVQALTVKGRTVSLPPRTDPSVRYRVAMSGYLAQGGDGYGAIFKDAASDVTRNPVTARAAEGRATDVSLTEAYMRAHYGTEDKALVEQGRIVFEKCARPPRAIVQ; from the coding sequence ATGTCCCGCCTGCTTCGCACCACCATGTTGGCCCTCGCGCTCGCTCCGGGCGTGGGCTGTCTGCAGTACAACGACCAGTGTCAGCCGCTCATCGCGGACCCCGAGAGCATCGTGGGCCACCTGGGCAACGACGTCTATCTCGAGCGCATCTACACCCGGCACGACAACCACTCGCTCGGGCAGTTGAGCGCGGACGCCCTGCTGCACGCCGAGGACAACTCCTCCGCGCCCGCGGAGCTGGCGGTCGTCAACGGAGGGGCCCTGCGCTCGGAGGGCTTGTGCGTGACCCGCGTGTCCATCCCCAAGGGGCCGCTCAAGAATGGCCTCCTGCACGAGGTGATGCTCTTCGAGAACTCGGTGGTGACGGTGGATCTCACCGAGAAGCAGCTCGTGGACATGTTCGAGCACTCGGTGGAGGCGCTGTTCCCGGTGGGTCAGTCCATCATCTCGCCGCCAGGCACCTTCCTGCAGGTGTCCGAGGGGGTGTCGCTGCGCCTGGACTGCTCGCGTCCCCCGGGACAGCGGGTCCAGGCGTTGACGGTGAAGGGACGGACGGTGTCCTTGCCCCCGCGCACGGATCCCTCCGTGCGCTACCGCGTGGCCATGTCCGGCTATCTCGCCCAGGGGGGTGACGGCTATGGCGCCATCTTCAAGGACGCGGCGTCGGACGTGACGCGCAACCCCGTCACGGCGCGCGCGGCCGAGGGCAGGGCCACGGATGTGTCCCTCACCGAGGCCTACATGCGGGCCCACTACGGCACGGAAGACAAGGCCCTGGTGGAACAGGGCCGTATCGTGTTCGAGAAGTGCGCCCGGCCCCCTCGGGCCATCGTTCAGTAG